The following proteins are encoded in a genomic region of Strix aluco isolate bStrAlu1 chromosome 23, bStrAlu1.hap1, whole genome shotgun sequence:
- the JAML gene encoding junctional adhesion molecule-like: MVVLLSLTLVLTWLERCSGWAGWVFTEPQLRASAGDSVLLQCLFLDPVAKGWTMAKVDWMRVAGAGTPEEEMVFYYYSNRSIPVGRFRDRAQWQGDTSRWDGSIQLQDVRVNDSGTYVCEIRLLQRSSIFKNHTVLHVSPTGQRAGRGAAGAQDPAAPGDSGLWPVAVGCGCVAVVLAFLAGLSLRKRSAANTALERTGNGDSKNKAEEALYSSIPGAEVPKAEQGAGKKRRAEETYMTMHPSPFRENGIYVELAKRVIPAEWMGEGRQADGGSEEPCSRPEAAHPWAPEGEK; this comes from the exons ATGGTGGTGTTGCTGAGCCTGACTCTGGTGCTGACATGGCTGG AGCGATGCAGCGGGTGGGCTGGCTGGGTGTTCACGGAGCCTCAGCTTCGGGCCAGCGCTGGGGACTCTGTCCTGCTGCAGTGCCTCTTCCTAGACCCAGTGGCCAAGGGCTGGACGATGGCCAAAGTGGACTGGATGCGCGTAGCAGGAGCCGGCACGCCGGAG GAGGAGATGGTGTTTTATTACTACAGCAACCGTAGCATCCCTGTGGGCCGTTTCCGGGACCGGGCGCAGTGGCAGGGGGACACGTCCCGCTGGGACGGCTCTATCCAGCTGCAGGACGTGCGGGTGAACGACAGCGGCACGTACGTGTGTGAGATCCGGCTGCTCCAGCGCAGCAGCATCTTCAAGAACCACACGGTGCTGCACGTCAGCCCCACGGGACAGAGAG CAGGACGAGGAGCAGCGGGCGCCCAGGACCCTGCAGCCCCGGGAGACTCTGGGCTTTGGCCTGTGGCTGTGGGCTGTGGCTGCGTGGCCGTTGTGCTGGCTTTCCTGGCCGGGCTCAGCCTGAGGAAGAG GTCTGCAGCCAACACGGCCCTGGAGAGGACTGGAAACGGCGACAGCAAGAACAAAGCAGAG GAAGCACTTTACTCCTCGATCCCTGGAGCCGAGGTTCCCAAGGCCGAACAGGgtgcagggaagaagaggagagctGAGGAGACCTACATGACCATG CACCCCTCTCCCTTCCGGGAGAACGGCATCTACGTGGAGCTGGCCAAGAGGGTGATCCCGGCAGAATGGATGGGAGAGGGGAGACAGGCTGATGGAGGAAGCGAGGAGCCCTGCAGCAGACCAGAGGCGGCACATCCCTGGGCTCCAGAGGGCGAGAAATAG